A portion of the Oncorhynchus nerka isolate Pitt River linkage group LG27, Oner_Uvic_2.0, whole genome shotgun sequence genome contains these proteins:
- the LOC115111515 gene encoding calcium release-activated calcium channel protein 1-like, whose amino-acid sequence MSLNEHSLQALSWRKLYLSRAKLKATSRTSALLSGFAMVAMVEVQLEPDHVYPPGLLIAFSACTTVLVAVHLFALMISTCILPNLEAVSNVHNLNSVNESPHERMHRHIELAWAFSTVIGTLLFLTEVVLLCWVKFLPLRRPTDNGTISSGEAAAIASTSIMVPFGLVFIVFAVHFYRSLVSHKTDRQFQELEELSNITRLQNQLDHRAETTSLQPSSVHFP is encoded by the exons ATGAGTTTGAACGAACACTCTTTGCAAGCTCTGTCATGGAGAAAACTTTACTTGAGTCGAGCAAAGCTGAAGGCTACGAGCAGAACTTCAGCTCTCCTTTCGGGTTTCGCGATG GTGGCTATGGTGGAGGTGCAGCTGGAGCCAGATCATGTGTATCCCCCAGGGCTGCTGATTGCCTTCAGCGCCTGCACCACTGTCCTAGTGGCAGTGCACCTCTTCGCCCTGATGATCAGCACCTGTATCCTGCCAAACCTGGAGGCCGTCAGCAACGTTCACAACTTGAACTCGGTCAACGAGTCACCCCATGAGCGCATGCACCGCCACATTGAGCTGGCCTGGGCCTTCTCCACTGTTATTGGTACCCTGCTCTTCCTGACCGAGGTGGTTCTGCTGTGCTGGGTCAAGTTCCTGCCCCTCAGGCGCCCAACTGATAATGGCACCATCAGTTCTGGTGAGGCGGCAgccattgcctccacctccatcaTGGTGCCATTTGGATTGGTGTTTATCGTCTTCGCTGTGCACTTCTACCGCTCTCTGGTCAGTCACAAAACTGACCGTCAGTTTCAGGAGCTGGAGGAGCTGTCCAATATCACCCGGCTGCAGAACCAGCTGGACCACAGGGCAGAGACGACCAGTCTGCAGCCCTCCTCTGTCCACTTCCCC